From the genome of Pseudomonadota bacterium:
TCGAGTGGCGCCTTCCCGGCCATGCCGATCACGGCCGTGCTGGTCGGCGTGCACATGGCACCTGTGCCGCTGCCGGCGAGTCTGCCCTGGTGGCCGGCGCGGTGGGGGCCTCATGGGTTTGTTCAAACGTCGGCGTTTCCAGTCTGGAACGACGGTGCCGCGCCCGGTCTGCCGAATCACTTTAATAGGAGGAGCACGCGCGCCATGGACTCATCGATAGAATCTCGGACTTCATCGGGTATTTCCCTCAACGCGACATTGCTGTTGCTGCTCATCGCGTTATCGGTACAGCAGCGCATGCCGCGATCACGCAGTACATTCGACAGCGACGCAGACGGCTGGACCGGCATGACGTTTACCAACCGGCGGGCGACCCGCTGTCAGCTCACGCAGCGGCGCAAGCCGACTTCGACCTCGTCATGGCCAATCTTACGCACTTCTCGATCACTGGTGAGTTCATCAACGATGGTGAGAACTTCGATACCGTCGGTCTCGATAACGTCGTGTTGCAGGCCGTACCGATCCCCCAGACCTTGCCCATGTTACTGGGTGGGCTGAGCGGCATCCTCCTACTGCGTCAGCGCCGAATCACCCGCCGCGCGCGATCCGGTTGAGCGCCGAAGGCGAGCGCGGGGGGACCGCAGCGTGTTGCTTTGCACCGGAATCTGACCCACGCCGAGCACACACTTTCGTGGCGGTGGTCGAGCACAAAGGCTTTCGCGGCGCCGCGCAGCGGCTGCACGTGTCGCAACCGCCGCCGACGCGCCAGATCCAGCAACTGGAAGAGTTGCCGGGCGTGAGCTATCGGCCCTTGGCCAAGAGCGACAACCTGAGTTTTGATCTGTGCATGATTTTCGGCGCGACGACGAATCACCCTTGCTGCGCGCATTCATCGACGTCGTACGCGGCATACCGGCCACGCAGCGAAAGCGCTGAGTAAAGCGCCTGAACCCGGATCAGCCCGCGCCCGCCTCGCGTAGCGCGCGGCGGTAGTCGCGCGGCGCCTGGCCGGTCCATTCCTTGAACGCGTGGGAAAAGGCGATGGCGTCTTCGAAACCCAGGCGATAGGCGATCTCATCGATGTGCACGCGCTCGCGCCGCATCAGGCGCCGGGCCTGCTCCAGGCGCACTTCGCGCAGCAGTTCGCTGTAGGACGTCGAGGCGCTCGCGAGGCGGCGCTGCAAGGTGCGCTCGGTGAGCCGCAGGTTCGCGGCCAGCACCGACAGTGACGGCATCGGCACCATCGCGCGCAAGCGGCTGCGAACCACGTCGGCATAGTCCAAGGACATCAGCAAGGATTCGCTCATGCGCCGGCACTGGCTGTCGTAGAAGCGAAATGACAGCCTGTCGGCCTGCGGCGGCACCACGTTCCAGTCGCTGGCCTTGAAGCACACTTCGTTGACCGCGGCGCCAAACTCCAGCGGGCAGTCGAAGTAGCGCTGGTAAGGGCGCAGGTCATCCGGCGCGGCGTGACGGAAGCGCACCCGCAGCGGCGGACAGCGCACGCCGAGCATGTCGCGCAGCAGGGTCACGGTGCAGGTGATGTCACGTTCGACATAGAAGCGCAGCGCCTCGCCGACCGCCGCGTGGGGCTCGAACTGCAGGTTGGCGTGGGCGCCCTCGCTCCACAGCGAGCAATGACACATTCCCCACGAGAGCAGAGGGTAGAACAACAGGGTGCGCAGCAGCTCGCGCACCGTCGGCGCGCTCGCCGCGGCCAGACCGAGCACGCCGAAAGTCACCATGTGGTAGCGCTGACCGACCAGCAGGCCGGCGTCAGGCCGTGCGAGGCGCGCGAGCGCCTCGGTGGTGAAGAGCGTCTCCTGCGCCACGCGCACGCGGTAACTCGGTTCTTCCAGCGCGAAAGGCGGAATATCGGCCGCGAGCAGCAGCGGCTCGATGTCGTGCCCCGCGGCCTCGAGGACCAGGATCAATGGTCCCAGGCCATAGGCAAATCGCACCGGCGTGGCGAGGTCGTTGCCGACCACGAAATGGGTGCGCTCAGGCCGCGCTGCTCGTCCGCTCATCACCACCACTCCACCCACGCGCTGCGCGTGGCGCGTTTCGACAGGATTTTTTCGCGATCGGACATTCCGCGCGACTGAGCGCGCCCCGCACACTTCGACCACGGCCTACCGCCATTCGCCGTCGAAGACCCCGGGAGTACCGCTGCCATGACCGTTTCGCCTTTGCTCAATCGCATGTTCGGACTGTGTGACGCCTTGATCTCGGTCATGCTGCTCAGCTCGCCGGCCATCGCCGTGGCGAACGACCACGCCGCCCTGCAAGCCTGGCTGACGGACGCCGCCGCGGCGCCGGTCGACGGTCTCGCCCCCGGCAGCTACGACCGCGCACGGCTGGCCGAACTTGCCCCCTATCTACCGCCCGGCTACCAAGACCAGTTCGATTTCGCCGGGCTCGAGTTCGAGCTCGAGCCGACGCAGCACTACGCTCCGCACGTCAGCTACGAGGACGCGAGCCTTCGCTTCGCCGGCCAGGCGCGCATCGCCGACGATGGCAGCCTGGCCGGCCATCAGGCCGGGCAGCCGTTCACGGCCGCGCAGATCGAGAGCGCCGACGCCGTGACGGCCGGTTACATGGTGGCCTGGGATCACGTGCATCGCTGGGAGCATCTCGGCTTCAATGCGCCCGACACGCTGATCAGCTATATCCGCGCCGGCGGCGCCGCGCCCTTGGCCGAGACGGATGGCCTGCTCGGCGGAGGTGTCATCGAGCGCCAGATGCACATGTCCTACCGTCGCACTTATCTTTCGGGGCTCGCGCCGCTCGCGGCGCAGGACTACCGCCTGCCGGTGCGCGGCGGCGACGGGCTGCTGTTCAAGGAACGCATCGAGGTGCTGGCGCCGTTCGATGTCGCCGGCACCACCATCATCCTCGAACGGCCGCTGGATCAGACCCTGGGTGACCAGGTCAATTCCTACCTGCCGACCGAGCGCCGCGTACGACGCTTGTCGGCCCGCGAGCGCGCCGACAGCTGGATGGGCACCAACTGGACGCTGGACGACTTCGGCGGCTACGCCGGGCTGGTGATGGACAACACCTGGCGCTACCTCGGGCGCAAGGTCGTGCCCTATGTC
Proteins encoded in this window:
- a CDS encoding LysR family transcriptional regulator; the protein is MSAEGERGGTAACCFAPESDPRRAHTFVAVVEHKGFRGAAQRLHVSQPPPTRQIQQLEELPGVSYRPLAKSDNLSFDLCMIFGATTNHPCCAHSSTSYAAYRPRSESAE
- a CDS encoding AraC family transcriptional regulator; this encodes MSGRAARPERTHFVVGNDLATPVRFAYGLGPLILVLEAAGHDIEPLLLAADIPPFALEEPSYRVRVAQETLFTTEALARLARPDAGLLVGQRYHMVTFGVLGLAAASAPTVRELLRTLLFYPLLSWGMCHCSLWSEGAHANLQFEPHAAVGEALRFYVERDITCTVTLLRDMLGVRCPPLRVRFRHAAPDDLRPYQRYFDCPLEFGAAVNEVCFKASDWNVVPPQADRLSFRFYDSQCRRMSESLLMSLDYADVVRSRLRAMVPMPSLSVLAANLRLTERTLQRRLASASTSYSELLREVRLEQARRLMRRERVHIDEIAYRLGFEDAIAFSHAFKEWTGQAPRDYRRALREAGAG
- a CDS encoding DUF1329 domain-containing protein, with amino-acid sequence MTVSPLLNRMFGLCDALISVMLLSSPAIAVANDHAALQAWLTDAAAAPVDGLAPGSYDRARLAELAPYLPPGYQDQFDFAGLEFELEPTQHYAPHVSYEDASLRFAGQARIADDGSLAGHQAGQPFTAAQIESADAVTAGYMVAWDHVHRWEHLGFNAPDTLISYIRAGGAAPLAETDGLLGGGVIERQMHMSYRRTYLSGLAPLAAQDYRLPVRGGDGLLFKERIEVLAPFDVAGTTIILERPLDQTLGDQVNSYLPTERRVRRLSARERADSWMGTNWTLDDFGGYAGLVMDNTWRYLGRKVVPYVSNTRNEHVLTQGPLSAIPLDRWQLRPCYVVEAVPRWKGHPYGRRVLFIDAETFSVALTLVYDRDERLYKVINGTYAHGDGALDGDPSLTTSRMRSSLVLNLRDQTANVARVLEPTDYAPPKTAFLERVFSVADLNSGR